In Gossypium hirsutum isolate 1008001.06 chromosome D06, Gossypium_hirsutum_v2.1, whole genome shotgun sequence, one genomic interval encodes:
- the LOC121218257 gene encoding beta-galactosidase 16, which yields MGSWLFLFLVGLFLAASVSGVGSRNVTYDGRSLIIDGQHKILFSGSIHYPRSTPQMWPSLIAKAKTGGLDVIETLVFWNLHEPQPEQFDFSGQRDIVRFIKEIQAQGLYACIRIGPFIQGEWSYGGLPFWLHDIPGIVYRSDNEPFKYQMKKFVSKIVNMMKAEKLYASQGGPIILSQIENEYGMVEAAFRDKGPPYLRWAAEMAVGLQTGVPWVMCKQNNAPDPVINACNGRRCGETFPGPNSPNKPAIWTENWTSFYQVYGDEPDIRSAEDIAFHVALFIAKKGSYVNYYMYHGGTNFGRTAAAYVLTSYYDQAPLDEYGLFRQPKWGHLKELHAAIKLCLNPMLSGVYTTMALGKSQEAFVYRGNSVDCAAFLVNNDTRKTVVVTFQDSLYELPPKSISILPDCKTVAFNTAKVSTQYNTRAVETSKKLDSIVKWEEYKETIPTFEDTSLRANMLLEHMNTTKDNSDYLWYTFRFQNDFSDAEYVLNVTSSAHVLHAFVNGSFVGSTHGSFKTKTPILESKITLNKGTNYISLLSGMAGLPDSGAYLERRVAGINTVRVKGEHEIKDFTRYSWGYQVGLLGEKLQVYTDSGSNKVKWNTYGSSTHQRLTWYRTLFDAPAGKDPVTLNLESMGKGEAWINGQSIGRYWVSFLTPKGIPSQTRYNVPRSFLKRTDNLLVIQEEENGYPLGISIDTISITKVCSHVSESHLPPVISWQGQNKTEHNNSKKLHGRRPKVQLQCPPGRNISRILFASYGNPTGDCENYAIGSCHSFTSLPTIEEACMGKRICTIPVWRKKFGNDPCPGIPKTLLVDAQCT from the exons ATGTGGCCATCTTTGATAGCCAAGGCCAAAACTGGAGGATTAGATGTCATTGAAACCTTGGTGTTTTGGAACCTACATGAACCCCAACCAGAACAG TTTGATTTTAGTGGACAACGGGATATAGTAAGGTTCATTAAGGAAATTCAAGCACAAGGTCTATACGCATGCATTAGGATTGGACCCTTTATTCAAGGCGAATGGTCttatgg GGGTCTGCCATTTTGGCTGCATGATATTCCAGGCATAGTTTATAGATCCGATAATGAGCCCTTCAAG TATCAAATGAAGAAGTTTGTGTCCAAGATAGTGAACATGATGAAAGCAGAAAAATTATATGCTTCTCAAGGAGGACCAATTATTCTATCACAG ATTGAAAACGAGTATGGAATGGTAGAGGCCGCATTTAGAGATAAAGGGCCTCCATATCTTCGTTGGGCTGCAGAGATGGCGGTGGGGCTTCAAACTGGTGTACCATGGGTGATGTGCAAGCAAAACAATGCTCCTGACCCAGTG ATTAATGCATGCAATGGGAGGCGATGTGGGGAGACATTTCCTGGGCCTAACTCACCAAATAAGCCAGCAATATGGACAGAGAACTGGACAAGCTT TTATCAAGTATATGGAGATGAACCAGACATCAGATCAGCTGAAGACATAGCATTCCATGTTGCACTGTTCATTGCAAAGAAAGGCAGCTATGTGAATTATTATATG TACCATGGTGGAACTAACTTCGGAAGAACTGCTGCTGCGTATGTACTGACAAGTTATTACGATCAAGCTCCTCTTGATGAGTATG GTTTGTTTAGGCAGCCAAAATGGGGCCACCTTAAAGAGTTACATGCTGCAATCAAATTATGTTTAAACCCTATGCTCTCTGGAGTATATACCACTATGGCTTTGGGAAAATCACAAGAA GCCTTTGTTTACAGAGGGAATTCAGTCGACTGTGCTGCTTTTCTGGTAAATAATGACACAAGGAAGACTGTTGTAGTAACATTTCAAGATTCATTGTATGAACTGCCTCCGAAATCAATCAGCATCCTACCAGACTGCAAGACTGTGGCCTTCAACACTGCTAAG GTAAGCACACAATACAACACCAGAGCGGTGGAAACAAGTAAGAAGCTAGATTCAATTGTAAAATGGGAAGAATATAAGGAAACTATCCCTACTTTTGAAGACACATCTTTAAGAGCCAACATGTTATTGGAGCACATGAATACGACAAAAGACAATTCAGATTATCTTTGGTACACCTTCAG GTTTCAGAATGATTTTTCTGATGCTGAATATGTGCTTAATGTGACCTCTTCTGCCCATGTATTACATGCCTTTGTAAATGGATCATTTGTAG GTTCTACTCATGGAAGTTTTAAGACTAAAACTCCCATCCTAGAGAGTAAAATTACTTTAAATAAAGGAACAAACTATATCTCCTTGCTCAGCGGAATGGCTGGATTACCG GATTCAGGAGCATACCTTGAGAGAAGGGTGGCTGGAATTAACACTGTGAGGGTTAAGGgtgaacatgaaattaaagactTTACCAGATACTCATGGGGATATCAG GTTGGATTGTTAGGTGAGAAATTACAAGTATATACAGATTCTGGatcaaataaagtaaaatggaaTACATACGGAAGCTCGACTCATCAGCGGTTAACATGGTACAGG ACTCTGTTTGATGCACCAGCTGGGAAGGATCCTGTGACACTGAACCTTGAATCCATGGGAAAGGGTGAAGCCTGGATAAATGGCCAGAGCATAGGTCGATATTGGGTCTCATTTCTTACTCCAAAAGGGATTCCTTCACAAACACG GTATAATGTGCCTCGATCCTTCCTCAAACGAACCGATAACCTACTTGTTAtccaagaagaagaaaatggataCCCTCTTGGGATTTCCATCGACACCATATCGATAACAAAAGTGTGCAGTCACGTGTCCGAGTCACATCTCCCACCGGTAATTTCATGGCAAGGACAGAATAAAACAGAACATAACAACAGCAAGAAGCTCCACGGAAGGCGGCCTAAAGTCCAGCTCCAATGTCCACCTGGAAGGAACATTTCTAGGATACTATTTGCAAGCTATGGTAACCCTACTGGGGATTGTGAAAACTATGCCATTGGAAGCTGtcattcattcacttctttaCCTACCATTGAAGAG GCTTGTATGGGAAAGAGGATTTGTACCATCCCTGTTTGGAGAAAGAAATTTGGTAATGATCCATGTCCAGGCATACCCAAAACTCTGTTGGTTGATGCACAGTGCACATAA